A genomic window from Slackia heliotrinireducens DSM 20476 includes:
- the alr gene encoding alanine racemase has product MAIDTNNFNAFGAQPIKANPMGSSSAAFRGTASQAGESAKFAASYGQARLDAIPGDDQRWSWVEVDLGAIRNNVQVVKRIIPAGCRFMAVVKADGYGHGAVEVARASIAAGANQLAVAGVYEAVELRKAGITAPILVLSEPPAESIPLLLAYDIMPSVYSAEFAIAYAEMADLHGMRAPYHLAVNTGMNRIGVRFDEVIDFCRQVEFHRALDRVGTFTHFATADCAETFDFSLQFRRFCEVIDGMRQVGLDPGIVHCANSAATLRYPQTHLDMVRFGISLYGYHPCIETRGHFDLRPAMSLHARITAVNTPPMSEGVSYGLHYRSPGSVKICAVPVGYADGFSRGLSGRTAFIYGGRLCKQVGNICMDQCMFEVDLRTSAMRSRLDPHVGDEVVLFGSKDGCTIYVEDLCDVLNTIPHEIICAMSLRMPKVYLK; this is encoded by the coding sequence ATGGCCATCGACACTAACAATTTCAACGCATTCGGAGCCCAGCCGATCAAGGCGAACCCCATGGGTTCCAGCTCGGCGGCGTTTCGCGGCACGGCATCCCAGGCAGGGGAGAGCGCGAAGTTTGCTGCATCCTACGGACAGGCCCGCCTAGACGCCATCCCCGGCGACGACCAGCGGTGGTCTTGGGTCGAGGTGGATCTGGGCGCCATCCGCAACAACGTGCAGGTGGTCAAGCGCATCATTCCTGCCGGCTGCAGGTTCATGGCGGTAGTCAAGGCAGACGGTTACGGCCATGGGGCCGTCGAAGTGGCCCGTGCGTCCATCGCCGCCGGCGCCAACCAGCTGGCGGTGGCCGGCGTCTACGAGGCCGTCGAACTGCGCAAAGCGGGCATTACGGCTCCTATCCTGGTGCTGTCCGAACCTCCTGCCGAGTCCATCCCTCTGCTGCTCGCCTACGACATCATGCCGTCGGTGTACTCGGCCGAGTTCGCCATCGCCTATGCTGAAATGGCCGACCTGCACGGCATGCGTGCCCCGTACCATCTGGCCGTCAACACGGGCATGAACCGTATCGGCGTGCGCTTCGACGAGGTCATCGACTTCTGCCGCCAGGTGGAATTCCACCGTGCGCTGGACCGTGTGGGCACCTTCACTCACTTCGCGACGGCCGACTGTGCCGAAACCTTCGACTTCAGCCTGCAGTTCCGCCGGTTCTGCGAGGTCATCGATGGCATGCGCCAGGTGGGGCTCGACCCGGGCATCGTGCACTGCGCCAACTCCGCGGCAACGCTGCGTTACCCCCAGACCCATCTGGACATGGTCCGCTTCGGCATCTCACTGTACGGCTACCATCCCTGCATCGAGACCCGCGGGCACTTCGACCTGCGTCCCGCCATGAGCCTGCATGCCCGCATCACGGCGGTCAACACGCCGCCCATGAGCGAAGGCGTGAGCTACGGCCTGCATTACCGCAGCCCCGGCAGCGTGAAGATCTGCGCCGTGCCCGTGGGGTATGCCGACGGATTCAGCCGCGGCCTGTCCGGACGCACCGCGTTCATCTACGGAGGCCGCCTGTGCAAGCAGGTGGGCAACATCTGCATGGACCAGTGCATGTTCGAAGTCGACCTGCGCACGTCCGCCATGCGCTCGCGCCTCGACCCGCATGTGGGTGACGAAGTGGTGCTCTTCGGCAGCAAGGACGGCTGCACCATCTACGTGGAGGACCTGTGCGACGTGTTGAACACCATCCCGCACGAGATCATCTGCGCCATGTCTTTGCGCATGCCGAAGGTGTACCTGAAATGA
- a CDS encoding uracil-DNA glycosylase has protein sequence MTIHYDHFKTISPLGDETSEQLLGMIGDAVRACRKCYLCEGRTNAVPGFGNAGARIMLIGEAPGKNEDLQGKPFVGAAGNYLTELLGYAGLTREEVFIANILKCRPPSNRNPQPDEIFECTPYLRDQVRAIMPEYIVTMGNFATKFILRTDRGITGLRGNLQKTGQFSVLPVFHPAAAIYDRTKREVLEADFVYLGRLLGNVPWEGDAPNDGR, from the coding sequence ATGACGATTCATTACGACCATTTCAAGACCATCTCTCCGTTGGGTGACGAGACGTCCGAGCAGCTGCTGGGCATGATCGGCGATGCCGTGCGCGCATGTCGCAAGTGCTACCTGTGCGAAGGGCGCACCAACGCCGTTCCCGGGTTCGGCAACGCCGGCGCGCGCATCATGCTGATCGGCGAGGCACCGGGCAAGAACGAGGACCTGCAGGGCAAGCCCTTCGTGGGCGCGGCCGGCAACTACCTCACCGAGCTTCTGGGGTATGCGGGCCTCACGCGCGAAGAGGTATTCATCGCGAACATCCTGAAGTGCCGTCCGCCTTCGAACCGCAACCCGCAGCCCGACGAGATCTTCGAGTGCACGCCGTACCTGCGCGACCAGGTGCGCGCCATCATGCCCGAATACATCGTGACCATGGGCAACTTCGCCACGAAATTCATCCTGCGCACGGACCGCGGCATCACGGGCCTGCGCGGCAACCTGCAAAAGACCGGCCAGTTCAGCGTGCTGCCGGTGTTCCATCCGGCGGCGGCCATCTACGACCGCACGAAGCGCGAAGTGCTTGAAGCGGACTTCGTGTATCTGGGCCGCCTTTTGGGCAATGTGCCGTGGGAAGGCGACGCACCGAACGACGGCCGATAG
- a CDS encoding bifunctional folylpolyglutamate synthase/dihydrofolate synthase, translating to MTQDIRDDAFDAHAYLNQSSWTQVKLGLERITTLLERLGHPEQAYPVVHIAGTNGKGSTSAFTAGILQAAGFRTGLFTSPYILEFNERIQVNRENIGDADLHDIALAVRQAADGLEEEPTPFELVTAVAFEYFRRAECDIVVLEVGLGGRYDATNVTTPAVCAITPIAMDHVGVLGNTLAEIAGEKAGIIKPGVPVVCYTQKPEAEAVIRAEARAIGAPVMTPRFGRIHARMEGLQQVFSYDGINDVKLRLLGAYQPCNAVMAIEIARTLRNQGFDIADEDIKRGLEETRWPGRFELVATDPVTIVDGGHNEQGAEVLADSLRRYFPDTPVTFVMGVLKDKQYPQMINYVVPLAKRFYCATPPESERALSAEDLAQALREAGAADARPCASIAEAVQTARAQAGPDDVVCCFGSLYSIATIMAALEG from the coding sequence ATGACCCAAGATATCCGCGACGACGCATTCGACGCGCACGCGTATCTGAACCAGAGTTCGTGGACCCAGGTGAAGCTGGGCCTGGAGCGCATCACCACGCTGCTAGAGCGGTTGGGCCATCCTGAGCAGGCATATCCTGTGGTGCACATAGCCGGCACGAACGGCAAAGGCTCCACCAGCGCTTTTACAGCGGGCATCCTGCAGGCGGCAGGCTTTCGGACGGGTCTGTTCACTTCTCCTTACATCTTGGAGTTCAACGAGCGCATCCAGGTGAACCGCGAAAACATCGGCGATGCCGACCTGCATGATATCGCGCTTGCCGTGCGCCAGGCCGCGGACGGGTTGGAAGAGGAGCCTACGCCTTTCGAGCTGGTTACGGCCGTGGCGTTCGAATACTTCCGTCGTGCGGAATGCGACATCGTTGTGCTGGAAGTGGGTCTGGGCGGCCGCTACGACGCCACCAACGTCACCACGCCGGCGGTGTGCGCCATCACGCCCATCGCCATGGATCACGTCGGCGTCTTGGGCAACACCCTGGCGGAAATCGCCGGCGAGAAGGCGGGCATCATCAAACCGGGCGTGCCCGTGGTGTGCTACACCCAGAAACCCGAGGCCGAAGCGGTCATTCGGGCGGAGGCCCGGGCGATAGGGGCTCCGGTCATGACGCCGCGGTTCGGTCGCATCCATGCGCGCATGGAGGGTCTGCAGCAGGTGTTCTCCTATGACGGCATCAACGATGTGAAGCTGCGCCTGCTGGGGGCGTACCAGCCCTGCAATGCGGTTATGGCCATCGAGATCGCCCGTACCCTTCGCAACCAAGGTTTCGATATAGCCGACGAGGACATCAAGCGCGGTCTGGAGGAAACCCGTTGGCCCGGGCGCTTCGAGCTGGTGGCCACCGACCCCGTGACCATCGTCGACGGCGGCCATAACGAGCAGGGTGCCGAGGTGCTGGCCGATAGCCTGCGCAGGTATTTTCCGGACACGCCGGTCACCTTCGTTATGGGCGTGCTGAAAGACAAGCAGTATCCCCAGATGATCAACTATGTCGTGCCGCTGGCAAAGCGGTTCTACTGCGCCACCCCTCCCGAAAGCGAACGCGCTTTGTCCGCAGAGGATCTGGCCCAGGCGCTTCGCGAAGCGGGTGCGGCCGACGCGCGTCCTTGCGCGAGCATCGCCGAGGCCGTGCAGACCGCCCGTGCGCAAGCCGGTCCTGATGACGTGGTGTGCTGTTTCGGCAGCCTGTACAGCATCGCCACCATCATGGCGGCGCTTGAGGGCTAG
- a CDS encoding MGMT family protein, protein MGEFNDAVFEQVKRIPRGKVSTYGQIARLIGRPRSARYVGWALRTNDQPVVIPCHRVVFKDGKLAEGYIFGGDGVQRKLLQDEGVVFVDDDHVDMDACLWNPAEDGLPGRPADIDWTREMDEGSKGERA, encoded by the coding sequence ATGGGAGAATTCAACGACGCGGTCTTCGAACAGGTCAAACGCATCCCTCGTGGGAAGGTGTCGACCTACGGCCAGATAGCGCGGCTGATCGGACGGCCACGCTCGGCCCGCTACGTCGGATGGGCGCTGCGCACCAACGACCAGCCCGTGGTGATCCCCTGCCACCGCGTGGTTTTCAAGGACGGAAAGCTCGCCGAAGGCTACATCTTCGGCGGCGACGGCGTGCAACGAAAGCTGCTGCAGGACGAAGGCGTCGTCTTTGTAGACGACGACCATGTGGACATGGATGCATGCCTGTGGAACCCGGCAGAAGACGGGTTGCCGGGGCGCCCCGCCGATATCGACTGGACCCGCGAAATGGACGAGGGGTCTAAGGGCGAGCGAGCCTAG
- a CDS encoding MarR family winged helix-turn-helix transcriptional regulator, translating to MDRNDVLASAFHTGRFFVSDIYAFYQDTYKGQMGKVQVEVLDYLCINEQASIMELAGRLNISKQHASVIAGKLEDMGYASKRRNPDDGRSWLYSLTAEGRSFVEAHIAQSNEYLFERLSRMDEGDRELLERAIVDAARALKHDADEEKPA from the coding sequence ATGGACCGAAACGACGTGCTTGCCAGCGCATTCCATACAGGACGATTCTTCGTCTCCGACATTTACGCCTTCTATCAGGACACCTACAAGGGCCAGATGGGAAAGGTGCAGGTGGAGGTGCTGGACTACCTATGCATCAACGAGCAGGCCAGCATCATGGAGCTTGCCGGGCGGCTCAACATATCCAAGCAGCACGCTTCGGTAATCGCCGGCAAGCTGGAGGACATGGGATACGCGTCCAAACGGCGCAACCCCGACGACGGCAGGTCGTGGCTTTACAGTCTGACCGCCGAAGGACGTTCCTTCGTGGAGGCCCACATAGCACAGAGCAACGAATACCTCTTCGAACGTCTGAGTCGGATGGACGAAGGCGACCGAGAGCTTTTGGAACGCGCCATTGTTGACGCCGCACGCGCGCTGAAGCACGACGCGGATGAGGAAAAGCCTGCGTAA
- a CDS encoding SDR family NAD(P)-dependent oxidoreductase, with protein MKNYFDFTGRVAVVTGASSGLGNAFCKALAENGAKVAGFARRADKLEQLRADIEAAGGECLPVVCDLTVEQDVIDGVQKVIDHFGKIDILINVAGYIKVCPTVDLPLEEWQKVVDTSITAYFLMAREVAKNMIQNHYGRIINIASMYGCIASHHNPILAYNTTKGGVPNMTRGMAQEWAEYGITVNAIGPGMFPTEMMNVTEEAEQFLAFRAPIGRAGRIDEILGQMLLFASECNSYTTGQTIYIDGGLTSV; from the coding sequence ATGAAAAACTATTTCGATTTCACGGGACGCGTGGCTGTGGTCACAGGTGCGTCGTCGGGCCTGGGCAACGCCTTCTGCAAGGCCCTTGCCGAGAACGGCGCCAAGGTGGCCGGCTTCGCCCGTCGAGCCGACAAGCTCGAACAGCTCCGCGCTGACATCGAAGCCGCAGGTGGCGAGTGTCTGCCCGTGGTTTGCGACCTCACTGTCGAGCAGGACGTCATCGACGGCGTGCAGAAGGTCATCGACCATTTCGGCAAGATCGACATTCTCATCAACGTGGCCGGCTACATCAAGGTCTGCCCCACCGTCGACCTGCCGCTGGAAGAGTGGCAGAAGGTTGTCGACACTTCCATTACCGCATACTTCCTGATGGCGCGTGAGGTCGCGAAGAACATGATCCAGAACCATTACGGCCGCATCATCAACATCGCGTCCATGTACGGCTGCATCGCCTCGCACCACAACCCGATTCTGGCATACAACACCACCAAGGGCGGCGTGCCCAACATGACCCGCGGCATGGCGCAGGAATGGGCCGAGTACGGCATCACCGTCAACGCCATCGGCCCCGGCATGTTCCCCACCGAGATGATGAACGTGACCGAAGAGGCCGAGCAGTTCCTCGCGTTCCGCGCACCTATCGGGCGTGCCGGCCGCATCGACGAGATTCTGGGGCAGATGCTCCTGTTCGCCTCCGAATGCAACTCCTACACCACGGGGCAAACCATCTACATCGACGGCGGATTGACATCCGTCTAA
- a CDS encoding ABC1 kinase family protein produces the protein MANAVDVARVLKAGAEDKTSSKRLVEIMGILRRAKVTHGITPERLVEIVEELGPTFIKMGQVLSSRSDMLPQEYCDALKSLRSNTTPEPFETIAERLNDALDGDYTKVFSEISETPLGSASIAQVHRAKLRKSGKQVAVKVLRSHVREDMLRDIELMRRGADLLDLTGVPGMGSMTDGIDFNAIIGELERTVRDEIDFEAESRNIIHLYNFIKRDKGITCPKVYVQYSSDTVLIMEFVEGISVEHVDALKACGYDLEEIGNRIAANYMRQMLEEGFYHADPHAANVIIRPANSFVTATDEAAGAAQDEGLEAAAVVKNRASDFEALRKRHPDAAVDYLLSLPENLVPQLGTGDPGEVVWIDCGMMGELSNHERTLFVDMMKAMTDGDSHRLTDLFIEWGSVSDAPGKRLDYGKLLQDLEHLVERYTRDSAESIALTPMLNDIMKILESAHVIMPQSFVTLIRGLATLQGMLITLSPDISIFKVVEEYLAGYTLRTLDVGKETEKRIRKALMSADRGLELPERIANVLDMVEKGRLKIDMDIPDASQPIGMIGPIADRLTLGIVTAGLFIGSSLIYSAGMNPQLFGIPVMGFFGYAGAMVLSIYIVVDMRRRPRR, from the coding sequence ATGGCGAACGCAGTGGATGTCGCTCGCGTGCTTAAGGCGGGCGCGGAGGATAAGACGTCCTCGAAACGTCTTGTCGAAATCATGGGCATCCTTCGCCGTGCGAAGGTAACGCATGGCATCACTCCTGAGCGTCTGGTCGAGATCGTCGAGGAGCTCGGCCCCACCTTCATCAAAATGGGGCAGGTTCTCTCGTCGCGCTCGGACATGCTTCCTCAGGAATACTGCGACGCCCTCAAATCACTTCGCAGCAACACCACGCCCGAACCGTTCGAAACCATAGCCGAACGTCTCAACGACGCTTTGGACGGCGACTATACCAAGGTGTTTTCCGAGATCAGCGAAACGCCCTTGGGCTCGGCCTCCATTGCCCAGGTGCATCGCGCCAAGCTGCGCAAATCGGGAAAACAGGTGGCCGTCAAAGTGCTGCGCTCCCATGTGCGCGAAGACATGCTGCGCGACATCGAGCTCATGCGCCGCGGCGCCGACCTGCTCGACCTCACAGGCGTTCCCGGCATGGGGAGCATGACCGATGGCATCGATTTCAACGCCATCATCGGGGAGCTGGAGCGTACGGTCAGAGACGAGATAGACTTCGAGGCCGAGTCGCGCAATATCATCCACCTATACAACTTCATCAAACGCGACAAGGGAATCACCTGCCCGAAGGTGTACGTGCAGTACTCCAGCGATACGGTCCTGATCATGGAATTCGTCGAAGGCATTTCGGTCGAGCATGTCGATGCGCTTAAGGCCTGCGGATACGACTTGGAGGAAATCGGCAACCGCATCGCCGCCAACTACATGCGCCAGATGCTGGAAGAGGGCTTCTACCATGCCGACCCCCACGCGGCCAACGTCATCATCCGGCCCGCGAACTCGTTCGTTACGGCGACCGACGAAGCCGCAGGCGCAGCTCAGGACGAAGGCCTCGAGGCTGCTGCGGTGGTGAAGAACCGCGCCTCCGACTTCGAGGCGCTGCGCAAACGGCATCCCGATGCCGCCGTCGACTATCTCCTCTCCCTTCCCGAAAACCTTGTTCCCCAACTGGGTACTGGTGACCCGGGCGAGGTCGTCTGGATCGATTGCGGCATGATGGGCGAGCTTTCGAACCACGAGCGCACCCTGTTCGTGGACATGATGAAGGCCATGACCGACGGCGACAGCCATCGCCTGACCGACCTGTTCATCGAATGGGGCAGCGTGTCCGACGCGCCCGGCAAGCGCTTGGACTACGGCAAGCTGCTGCAGGACCTGGAACATCTCGTCGAGCGTTACACCCGCGACAGCGCCGAGAGCATCGCGCTTACGCCCATGCTGAACGACATCATGAAAATCCTCGAGTCGGCGCATGTCATCATGCCCCAAAGCTTTGTCACGCTCATCCGCGGTCTGGCCACGCTGCAGGGCATGCTCATCACGCTGTCTCCCGACATCAGCATTTTCAAGGTGGTGGAGGAATACCTTGCTGGGTACACCCTGCGCACGCTGGACGTGGGAAAAGAGACCGAGAAGCGTATTCGCAAGGCCCTGATGTCAGCCGACCGCGGCCTCGAGCTGCCCGAGCGCATCGCCAATGTGCTGGACATGGTCGAGAAGGGCCGTCTGAAGATAGACATGGACATTCCCGATGCATCCCAGCCCATCGGCATGATCGGTCCGATTGCGGACCGACTGACGCTGGGTATTGTCACGGCGGGCCTGTTCATCGGTTCGTCGCTCATCTATTCGGCGGGCATGAACCCGCAGCTGTTCGGCATCCCTGTCATGGGGTTCTTCGGCTATGCCGGCGCCATGGTTTTAAGCATCTACATTGTTGTGGACATGCGGCGTCGCCCGCGCCGTTAG
- a CDS encoding replication-associated recombination protein A codes for MDNLFTELENEAKMAVAPLAVRMRPRTLDELKGQQEAVGEGSWLHAAIAADTLSSIILFGPAGTGKTSIAHIIAETTRAIFVEVSAIGGTVSDLRREIAAAEKRLYATGRRTILFVDEIHRFNRSQQDALLHAVENRTVVLIGATTENPFFEVNSALISRSRVVELHSLSDDDIRQVLDAALADERGLKGEFDLLPDAAEAIVTLSGGDARGALTTLELASGLARQAVEDGAAKTPDGRIPITADMVQLATPHRVLPYDKNKDMHYDIISAFIKSMRGSDPDAALYWMARMLDGGEDPKFIARRIYILASEDIGNADPQALLIAEAAFRAVEVIGLPECRINLAQAVIYMALAPKSNACESAIDAALSEVRHGPKRDVPSYLRDRHRPGAENYGRYLYPHDYPGHWVDQRYLPDGLEKGCFYQPGESGWEAYRVDATSRDRKRPNQ; via the coding sequence GTGGACAACCTGTTCACTGAGTTGGAAAACGAAGCCAAAATGGCCGTGGCCCCTCTTGCCGTGCGGATGCGTCCGCGCACGCTGGACGAGCTCAAGGGTCAGCAGGAGGCCGTCGGCGAAGGCAGCTGGCTGCATGCCGCCATCGCAGCGGACACGCTGTCGTCCATCATCCTGTTCGGCCCCGCCGGCACCGGCAAGACGAGCATCGCGCACATCATAGCGGAAACCACGAGGGCCATCTTCGTTGAGGTGTCGGCCATCGGCGGCACCGTTTCCGACCTGCGCCGCGAGATCGCCGCGGCCGAAAAACGGCTCTACGCCACCGGCCGGCGCACCATCCTGTTCGTGGACGAGATCCACCGGTTCAACCGTAGCCAGCAGGATGCGCTGCTGCATGCCGTGGAGAACCGTACGGTGGTGTTGATCGGCGCCACCACGGAAAACCCGTTCTTCGAGGTCAACTCGGCGCTCATATCACGCTCCCGCGTGGTCGAGCTCCATTCGCTGTCCGACGATGACATCCGCCAGGTGCTGGACGCAGCCCTTGCTGACGAGCGCGGTTTGAAAGGGGAATTCGACCTTCTACCCGACGCCGCAGAAGCCATCGTCACCCTGTCTGGAGGAGATGCCCGCGGTGCTCTGACCACCCTTGAGCTGGCAAGCGGCCTGGCCCGCCAAGCCGTAGAGGACGGCGCTGCTAAGACGCCCGACGGGCGCATCCCCATCACGGCAGACATGGTGCAGCTGGCAACGCCCCACCGCGTTCTGCCTTACGACAAGAACAAAGACATGCACTACGACATCATCAGCGCCTTCATTAAGTCGATGCGCGGAAGCGATCCCGACGCGGCGCTGTATTGGATGGCCCGCATGCTCGACGGGGGAGAGGACCCCAAGTTCATCGCCCGGCGCATTTACATCCTGGCCAGCGAAGACATCGGCAACGCCGATCCGCAGGCCCTGCTCATCGCGGAGGCGGCGTTTAGGGCGGTCGAGGTCATTGGACTTCCGGAATGCCGGATCAACCTGGCCCAGGCCGTCATCTACATGGCGCTTGCCCCGAAATCCAACGCCTGCGAATCGGCCATCGATGCTGCGCTGTCCGAGGTCCGCCATGGCCCGAAACGCGACGTGCCCAGCTACCTGCGGGACCGCCATCGCCCTGGCGCCGAGAACTACGGCCGGTACCTGTATCCCCACGACTACCCTGGCCACTGGGTCGACCAGCGGTACCTTCCGGACGGTCTTGAGAAGGGCTGCTTCTACCAACCTGGCGAATCCGGTTGGGAAGCGTATCGTGTGGATGCGACCTCTCGCGACAGAAAGCGGCCGAATCAGTGA
- a CDS encoding AI-2E family transporter: MEELQREEELKKTEKAKRTFYRAWGIIGIVVIVAGIGYVLRILSTPLSIVMWATLFVFILRSPVAFFESKGIPRVWGTAISYVVMFAVLSVLVAIMFSPTDGIGEQAENFIASIPGWATNVADWINANYDQYAHMFDETTVREWLDSFLSSMSAWANELASASATSILDFTSGLANSLMIIIFGLIVAFWILMELPAMGREFRRMVPDRFSDDVEMLYLTVTQAMGGYVRATLVVCLSIGVACGLVFGIASVPNAAVLALIAAVLNVIPVVGHWIGLFLVTGIALFSGPITAVIVFVSTLIIQEIVYMLIQPKLMSNSVDVHPALVIVAMFIGSSAGTALAGIVGSIVGMLISIPVAAILKSLFVYYYERGTDRQLVSEDGVFFKATPQHDQTDDTKPDAMADAVAPVHRAEAGVTSSFVPWFTGRMPVDLSYDGEESEEPHASAGLTGKLTERIRGRHAADTQDADDSGLDIHVTDAQIVDEERRNRHTGR; this comes from the coding sequence ATGGAAGAGCTTCAAAGGGAAGAAGAACTCAAAAAAACCGAGAAGGCGAAACGCACGTTCTACCGTGCCTGGGGCATCATCGGCATCGTCGTTATCGTCGCGGGCATAGGCTATGTGCTTCGTATCCTCTCCACGCCGCTTTCCATCGTGATGTGGGCCACGCTGTTCGTGTTCATCCTGCGTTCACCGGTGGCCTTCTTCGAGAGCAAGGGTATCCCGCGCGTCTGGGGCACGGCCATATCCTACGTCGTCATGTTCGCGGTCCTGTCGGTGCTGGTCGCCATTATGTTCTCGCCTACCGACGGCATCGGTGAGCAGGCCGAGAACTTCATCGCGTCCATCCCCGGGTGGGCCACCAACGTGGCGGACTGGATCAACGCCAACTACGACCAGTATGCGCACATGTTCGACGAAACCACCGTGCGCGAATGGCTCGACAGCTTCCTGTCGTCCATGTCCGCCTGGGCAAACGAGCTGGCCAGCGCATCCGCTACTTCCATCCTCGATTTCACGAGCGGCCTGGCAAACTCGCTCATGATCATCATCTTCGGCCTCATCGTCGCATTCTGGATTCTCATGGAGCTGCCTGCGATGGGTCGCGAGTTCCGCCGCATGGTCCCCGACCGCTTCTCCGACGACGTGGAAATGCTGTACCTCACGGTCACGCAGGCGATGGGCGGCTATGTGCGCGCCACGCTGGTGGTGTGCCTGTCCATCGGCGTCGCGTGCGGCTTGGTGTTCGGCATCGCGAGCGTTCCCAATGCCGCCGTGCTTGCCCTGATCGCCGCCGTGCTCAACGTCATTCCCGTGGTCGGCCACTGGATCGGCCTGTTCTTGGTCACGGGCATCGCCCTGTTCTCCGGGCCGATCACCGCCGTCATCGTGTTCGTCAGCACGCTGATCATCCAGGAAATCGTCTACATGCTCATCCAGCCGAAGCTCATGTCCAATTCTGTGGACGTACATCCGGCGCTGGTCATCGTGGCCATGTTCATCGGCAGCTCCGCTGGCACCGCTTTGGCGGGCATCGTCGGATCCATCGTGGGCATGCTCATCTCCATTCCCGTCGCGGCCATTCTCAAGTCGCTGTTCGTGTACTACTACGAGAGGGGAACGGACCGCCAGCTGGTGTCCGAAGACGGCGTTTTCTTCAAGGCCACGCCGCAGCACGACCAGACGGACGACACCAAGCCAGATGCCATGGCCGACGCCGTGGCTCCCGTTCATCGCGCCGAGGCAGGTGTGACCAGCAGCTTCGTGCCGTGGTTCACCGGCCGCATGCCCGTCGACCTCTCTTATGACGGTGAAGAATCCGAAGAACCCCACGCCTCTGCCGGCCTTACCGGCAAACTCACCGAACGCATCAGGGGGCGCCATGCCGCCGACACTCAGGATGCCGACGATTCCGGGCTGGACATCCATGTGACCGACGCGCAGATCGTCGACGAGGAGCGTCGCAACCGCCACACGGGCCGATAA